A genomic region of Anopheles coustani chromosome 3, idAnoCousDA_361_x.2, whole genome shotgun sequence contains the following coding sequences:
- the LOC131260846 gene encoding uncharacterized oxidoreductase TM_0325-like, translating into MDFSGKVVIITGASSGIGAATAKYLTNLGASCVLAARNESKLAEVQAACKALGKVEPLIVVTDVSKPADNERLVKDTVAKFGRIDVLVNNAGKGFYGSIEEADMEQFEDILNTNLKAVFTLTKLALPHLLSSKGNIVNVSSVAGTNSYANVLSYCVSKAALDQFTRCTALDLASKGVRVNSVNPAVIVTEFHKTLGMDEATYATYLKNCEKSHPLGRVGKPEEVAASIAFLACDNTTSFTTGTCLHIDGGKHIKIVA; encoded by the exons ATGGATTTCAGTGGCAAAGTGGTTATAATTACTGGCGCAAGCTCTGGTATCGGCGCGGCTACGGCCAAGTACCTCACAAACCTCGGCGCAAGCTGTGTTCTCGCGGCTCGAAATGAATCCAAGTTGGCCGAGGTCCAGGCAGCCTGCAAGGCTCTAGGCAAGGTGGAACCTCTCATCGTGGTCACGGATGTGTCGAAGCCGGCAGACAACGAGCGACTGGTTAAAGATACAGTGGCCAAATTCGGGCGCATCGATGTGCTGGTTAATAATGCTGGCAAAGGTTTCTACGGTAGCATCGAAGAGGCCGACATGGAGCAGTTCGAAGACATTCTCAACACGAATCTAAAGGCAGTGTTTACACTGACAAAGTTGGCCTTGCCACATCTCCTTTCAAGCAAAGGGAATATCGTTAACGTGTCCAGCGTAGCTGGAACGAATTCGTATGCGAATGTACTTTCGTACTGCGTATCCAAGGCGGCTTTGGATCAGTTCACACGCTGCACCGCCCTCGACTTGGCCTCGAAGGGTGTCCGCGTTAACTCCGTCAACCCGG CGGTCATTGTGACCGAGTTCCATAAGACGCTCGGAATGGACGAAGCCACGTACGCCACCTACCTTAAGAACTGCGAAAAAAGTCATCCCCTTGGACGCGTCGGAAAACCCGAGGAAGTGGCAGCCTCCATCGCCTTCCTGGCGTGCGACAACACGACCAGCTTCACCACCGGCACCTGTCTGCATATCGATGGTGGGAAGCACATCAAGATAGTCGCataa
- the LOC131260852 gene encoding alpha-ketoglutarate dehydrogenase component 4: MVMLRSVLSSARRIPLIKFRKGGPFLDTVGQTAGGATGSAAAAAPAHARSVSSGEAIEEWQLPARYRRKPIDDVEMEWINRGGPPA, from the exons ATGGTAATGTTGCGATCCGTGCTATCATCTGCCCGACGCATTCCGTTGATCAAGTTCCGCAAGGGAGGCCCCTTTTTGGACACGGTCGGCCAAACTGCCGGTGGAGCAACCGgctcggcagcagcagcagcaccggcg CATGCACGGTCCGTGTCGTCCGGAGAAGCGATCGAGGAATGGCAGCTGCCGGCGCGCTACCGTAGGAAACCTATCGATGACGTCGAGATGGAATGGATCAACCGCGGAGGACCGCCAGCTTAA
- the LOC131260836 gene encoding ubiquitin carboxyl-terminal hydrolase calypso, with product MPVDINRLTDGWLELESDPGLFTLLLEDFGVKGVQVEEIYDLQKNLEGQVYGFIFLFRWIEERRARRKIVETTDIYVKDEDAVNNIFFAQQVVPNSCATHALLSVLLNCFDIDLGTTLSRLKMHTKGMSPENKGWAIGNTPELACAHNSHAMPQARRRMDRNSGVSTGRFTGEAFHFVSFVPIDGHLFELDGLKPFPMDHGPWGEKEAWTDKFRRVMSDRLGITTGEQDIRFNLMAVVPDRRIAITHKLKMLRTNQTIVSAALEKLLKSEKRESASTSRAQAVASGKETGIVVKKEPESSPVKLSSEYSELLAIKEEKQPEFQPSSPSVSVAKDLESFVSMNNSSDSVEIIGESQIKQEQDPPPSPPSSFMGAGTFSPKDLLSLLKNLESEIKITEQHLCDENEKRERFKLDDCRRTHNYDEFICTFLSMLAHQGVLAELVSQDLIANRKPSLGGVQNSASRAISRSYKKNAATNGSSPKTPGAKRRRGRAKCRKRK from the coding sequence ATGCCAGTCGATATTAACCGGCTAACGGACGGGTGGCTGGAGTTGGAGAGCGACCCCGGATTGTTTACGTTGCTGTTGGAGGATTTCGGTGTGAAAGGAGTGCAGGTGGAGGAGATCTACGACTTGCAGAAGAACCTCGAGGGCCAAGTGTACGggtttatctttctttttcgctgGATCGAAGAAAGACGTGCCCGGCGCAAGATCGTCGAAACGACGGACATTTATGTGAAGGATGAGGATGCGGTGAACAACATATTCTTCGCTCAGCAGGTTGTACCGAACAGCTGCGCGACGCACGCCCTGCTCTCGGTGCTGCTGAACTGTTTCGACATCGATCTCGGAACTACGCTTAGCCGATTGAAGATGCACACCAAAGGAATGAGCCCGGAGAACAAGGGTTGGGCCATCGGGAACACACCCGAGTTGGCATGTGCGCACAACTCACATGCGATGCCTCAGGCGCGACGGAGAATGGATCGTAATTCCGGCGTCAGTACGGGAAGGTTCACCGGAGAAGCATTCCATTTCGTCTCGTTTGTTCCAATCGATGGTCATCTGTTCGAGCTGGATGGACTAAAACCTTTCCCGATGGATCACGGACCATGGGGAGAGAAGGAAGCCTGGACGGACAAGTTTCGACGGGTGATGTCGGATCGGCTTGGCATCACGACCGGCGAGCAGGACATCCGGTTCAATCTGATGGCGGTCGTGCCGGATAGGCGCATTGCTATCACTCACAAACTGAAAATGCTTCGCACGAATCAAACCATCGTTTCGGCCGCGTTGGAAAAGCTGTTGAAatcggaaaaaagagaatccGCATCGACAAGCCGTGCCCAGGCAGTAGCGTCGGGAAAGGAAACCGGAATCGTCGTCAAAAAGGAACCAGAATCATCTCCTGTTAAGCTATCCTCGGAATACTCCGAGCTGCTTGCGATTAAAGAGGAAAAGCAGCCAGAATTTCAACCGTCTTCGCCTTCAGTTTCCGTTGCGAAGGATCTGGAATCCTTCGTTTCCATGAACAATTCATCCGATTCGGTGGAAATCATTGGCGAGTCGCAGATTAAACAGGAACAAGATCCACCACCCTCACCGCCCTCTTCCTTCATGGGAGCCGGTACTTTCTCGCCGAAGGATCTCCTATCGCTACTGAAGAATCTCGAGTCGGAGATAAAGATAACCGAGCAGCATTTATGCGACGAGAACGAAAAGCGTGAACGTTTCAAATTGGACGATTGCAGACGGACGCACAACTACGACGAGTTTATCTGCACGTTTCTTTCGATGCTGGCTCATCAGGGCGTGCTGGCGGAGCTGGTATCGCAGGATCTCATCGCGAACAGAAAACCCAGTCTGGGTGGAGTGCAGAATAGCGCCAGCAGGGCAATTTCACGTAGCTATAAGAAAAATGCAGCCACTAATGGATCGTCGCCGAAAACACCCGGAGCCAAACGGCGCCGTGGAAGGGCAAAGTGTCGCAAACGGAAATGA
- the LOC131260829 gene encoding clustered mitochondria protein homolog has product MALETENVQSTAGSVEVSVGLDGSASTTSTGAGAETAGKKKGNSKNRKHNGKAKSPPVANGHAGENGLNGHISADESEPASTATNGVDGGKANAGVAGGGGGSNSNESGDDGGKGASSAEDEMLKLMQETGFTVQILSPGVESLSIQVSSMELVQEIHQLLMDREDTCHRTCFSLQLDGVTLDNFAELKNIEGLKEGSVIRVVEEPYTMREARIHVRHVRDLLKSLDPADAYNGVDCSSLTFLNTITAGDIMEKKKLRQDSVDCTPPDFIMPGAKERPLLPLQPGTGKKGTPQPLKVLTTSAWNPPPGPRKLHGDLMYLYVVTMEDTRFHISACPRGFYVNQSTDDAFDPRPANPCYLSHSLIDLLTQISPTFRRCFAQMQKKRTQRHPFERVTTPYQVYTWTAPALEHTIDAIRAEDTFSSKLGYEEHIPGQTRDWNEELQTTRELPRATLPERLLRERAIFKVHSDFVTAATRGAMAVIDGNVMAINPGEDAKMQMFIWNNIFFSLGFDVRDHYKELGGDAAAFVAPRNDLHGVRVYSAVDVEGLYTLGTVVIDYRGYRVTAQSIIPGILEREQEQSVVYGSIDFGKTVLSHPKYLELLNSAGKHLKILPHSVLNDKEEPIELCSSVECKGIIGNDGRHYILDLLRTFPPDVNFLPLPDAEEAIGKESQSMGFPIEHRHKLCCLRQELLEAFVENRYLMFMKHAALQLQQCVKKKQDQKAQAAQAAAAAAAVKSSEEKKSPEPEGGEKAPQTAEAADSSEKKEEPVKSGEKAPAKPSTVPTVIPKADSDEAKKLVESLISSEEKNESKELLKRACEAVGSLKEYEFDVRFNPDVYSPGIRHVDEPAGANSLRKQKQLVKDAAEFLVKHQIPSFVHECLDHSSAPMDGVTLTESLHSRGINVRYLGKVVDLLAKIRQLEYLHTIAVSELIVRAAKHIFITYLQQTDMMSMAAAISHFLNCFLTVSTNGYTSGSGNGALDEFGSKYGGKKQGKVNRRGGKGGIGVGGGRAIFQAPLADNNEWQSLTSKVLWGQIRQELKSYWGYDLVVPSTDGKSSGSGQQVIESIEPLIGAFKLQKISVLRAFCLKVGVQIMLQEYNFEQKNKPTFTDADIVNVFPVVKHINPRATDAYNFYTTGQTKIQQGYFQDGYGLISEALNLLNNVYGAMHPENAQCLRMLARLSYIMGDPQEALAIQQRAVLMSERVNGIDHPYTISEYAHLALYCFANSQISTALKLLYRARYLATIVCGENHPDIALMDSNISLILHAVGEYELSLRFLEHALTLNIRYYGEKSLKVAVSYHLVARTQSCMGDFRSALVNEKETYAIYKQQLGETHEKTQESSECLRHLTQQAVVLQKKMICANGKLLSTGLPPIHIQPPSMGSVLDMLNAINGIIFVQISSKEIANFKSEIEKRQKEAGQSQQPAPSSPSTVQANQEEVDQMLMETMQKTAAGIPFEEQQLGEEQNKKEPVASKATEPTSSS; this is encoded by the exons ATGGCTCTGGAAACCGAAAATGTGCAATCTACTGCCGGGAGTGTAGAAGTTTCAGTAGGCTTAGACGGAAGTGCCTCAACAACATCGACCGGTGCTGGAGCGGAGACCGCTGGGAAAAAGAAAG GAAATTCCAAGAACAGAAAACACAATGGAAAAGCCAAATCGCCACCGGTGGCGAACGGTCATGCAGGAGAGAATGGACTGAATGGTCACATCAGTGCGGACGAATCGGAACCTGCCTCGACCGCGACGAATGGGGTCGACGGAGGTAAAGCAAATGCCGGTGTGGCAGGTGGTGGGGGAGGTTCAAACAGCAACGAaagtggtgatgatggtggcaaAGGTGCTTCCAGCGCGGAGGACGAAATGTTGAAGTTGATGCAGGAAACCGGCTTTACGGTGCAGATATTGTCCCCGGGCGTGGAATCGCTCTCGATCCAGGTATCGAGTATGGAGCTGGTGCAGGAAATTCATCAGCTGCTGATGGACCGCGAGGACACATGCCACCGAACTTGTTTTTCGCTGCAGCTCGACGGCGTTACGTTGGATAATTTTGCCGAGCTGAAGAACATCGAGGGCCTGAAGGAGGGCTCCGTGATTAGAGTGGTGGAGGAGCCGTACACAATGCGTGAGGCACGCATTCACGTGCGCCACGTGCGCGACCTGTTGAAATCGCTTGATCCGGCCGACGCGTACAATGGAGTCGACTGCAGTTCGTTGACCTTCCTGAACACGATCACCGCCGGGGATATTatggagaagaagaagctgcGCCAGGATAGTGTCGATTGTACGCCGCCGGACTTTATCATGCCCGGTGCGAAGGAACGTCCACTGTTGCCGTTGCAACCGGGGacggggaaaaagggaacgcCGCAGCCACTAAAGGTGCTCACGACATCGGCCTGGAATCCGCCGCCCGGGCCTCGAAAACTGCACGGAGATTTGATGTACTTGTACGTGGTGACGATGGAGGATACACGATTCCACATTTCCGCGTGCCCTCGCGGGTTCTACGTGAACCAGTCGACGGACGATGCGTTTGATCCGCGGCCGGCCAATCCCTGCTACCTTTCGCACTCACTGATCGACTTGTTGACGCAGATTTCGCCCACCTTCCGGCGTTGCTTCGCGCAGATGCAAAAGAAGCGCACCCAGCGGCATCCGTTCGAGCGCGTAACAACGCCCTACCAGGTGTACACGTGGACGGCTCCGGCCCTAGAGCACACCATCGATGCCATCCGTGCCGAGGACACGTTCTCATCGAAACTCGGCTACGAAGAGCACATCCCTGGGCAGACGCGTGACTGGAACGAGGAGCTGCAGACGACCCGGGAGCTCCCACGGGCGACCCTTCCGGAGCGTTTGTTGCGCGAGCGGGCAATCTTCAAGGTGCACAGTGATTTTGTGACGGCGGCAACGCGCGGCGCCATGGCCGTGATCGATGGCAATGTGATGGCAATCAACCCGGGCGAGGACGCCAAGATGCAGATGTTCATCTGGAACAATATTTTCTTCTCGCTCGGCTTTGACGTGCGTGACCACTACAAGGAGCTAGGCGGGGATGCGGCCGCCTTCGTTGCACCACGCAACGATTTGCACGGTGTGCGCGTGTACAGTGCGGTCGACGTGGAGGGCCTCTACACGCTCGGGACGGTCGTTATCGACTACCGTGGATACCGCGTGACGGCGCAATCGATCATTCCGGGCATCCTCGAGCGCGAGCAGGAACAGTCGGTTGTGTACGGATCGATCGATTTCGGCAAGACGGTGCTATCGCATCCAAAGTATCTCGAGCTGCTAAACAGCGCCGGAAAGCATCTGAAAATTCTGCCCCACAGCGTGCTGAACGACAAGGAAGAACCGATCGAGCTGTGCTCGTCGGTGGAGTGCAAGGGTATCATCGGTAACGATGGCCGGCATTACATCCTCGACCTGTTGCGCACCTTCCCGCCGGATGTAAATTTCCTGCCCCTACCGGACGCTGAGGAAGCGATCGGTAAGGAGAGCCAATCGATGGGTTTCCCGATCGAGCATCGGCACAAGCTGTGCTGCTTGCGCCAGGAATTGCTGGAGGCGTTCGTTGAGAACCGCTACCTGATGTTCATGAAGCATGCGGCGCTACAGTTACAGCAGTGCGTGAAGAAGAAGCAGGATCAAAAGGCACAAGCTGCCCAAGCGGCTGCCGCTGCAGCAGCGGTAAAGTCTTCCGAGGAAAAGAAATCCCCAGAACCGGAGGGTGGTGAGAAAGCGCCACaaaccgccgaagcggcggaTTCGTCAGAGAAAAAGGAGGAACCGGTGAAATCGGGTGAGAAAGCACCCGCGAAACCATCGACTGTGCCTACGGTTATCCCGAAAGCGGACAGTGATGAGGCGAAGAAACTCGTCGAATCGTTGATTTCTAGCgaagaaaagaacgaaagcaAGGAACTGTTGAAGCGCGCTTGCGAAGCAGTCGGTTCGCTGAAGGAGTACGAGTTCGATGTCCGCTTCAATCCCGACGTTTACTCGCCCGGTATCCGGCACGTTGATGAGCCAGCCGGTGCCAATTCGCTGCGCAAGCAGAAGCAGCTGGTGAAGGATGCGGCCGAGTTCCTGGTGAAGCATCAGATTCCGAGCTTCGTGCACGAATGCCTGGACCATTCGTCGGCGCCGATGGATGGAGTGACGCTCACCGAGTCGCTGCACAGTCGCGGCATTAACGTGCGCTATCTGGGCAAGGTGGTTGACTTGCTGGCCAAGATCCGGCAGCTGGAATATTTGCACACGATCGCCGTGTCGGAGCTGATTGTCCGCGCGGCGAAGCATATCTTCATCACGTACTTGCAGCAAACGGACATGATGAGCATGGCGGCCGCCATAAGCCATTTTCTGAACTGTTTCCTCACCGTTTCCACCAACGGATATACCTCCGGATCTGGAAATGGTGCACTGGACGAATTCGGTTCGAAGTACGGCGGCAAGAAGCAGGGCAAGGTGAACAGGCGAGGTGGGAAGGGAGGAATTGGAGTGGGCGGTGGAAGGGCCATTTTCCAGGCGCCCCTGGCCGACAATAACGAGTGGCAATCGCTCACATCGAAGGTGCTGTGGGGTCAGATTCGGCAGGAGTTGAAATCATACTGGGGCTATGACCTGGTGGTCCCCTCGACGGATGGCAAATCCAGTGGCAGCGGACAGCAAGTGATCGAGTCGATTGAACCGCTGATCGGTGCTTTCAAGCTGCAGAAGATCAGTGTTCTGCGTGCGTTCTGCCTCAAGGTAGGCGTCCAGATTATGCTGCAGGAGTACAACTTCGAGCAGAAGAACAAACCGACCTTCACCGATGCGGACATTGTGAACGTGTTCCCGGTGGTGAAGCACATCAACCCGAGGGCCACGGATGCGTACAACTTCTACACGACGGGACAAACGAAGATCCAGCAGGGCTATTTCCAGGACGGGTACGGTTTGATCAGCGAGGCACTGAACTTGCTAAACAACGTGTACGGCGCGATGCATCCGGAGAACGCCCAGTGCCTGCGCATGTTGGCCCGTCTCAGCTACATCATGGGTGACCCTCAGGAGGCTTTGGCCATTCAGCAGCGTGCCGTGTTGATGAGCGAACGAGTAAACGGTATCGATCATCCGTACACAATTTCGGAATAT GCTCACCTTGCATTATACTGTTTCGCCAACAGTCAAATCAGTACCGCACTGAAGTTGCTGTATCGTGCCCGATATCTGGCCACGATCGTATGTGGTGAGAATCATCCCGACATCGCTCTGATGGAT AGCAACATCAGCTTGATTCTGCACGCTGTCGGTGAATATGAGCTGTCGCTTCGCTTCCTGGAGCATGCCCTCACCCTCAACATCCGCTACTATGGCGAAAAGTCGCTTAAGGTAGCCGTCAGCTACCATCTGGTGGCACGAACACAAAGCTGTATGGGTGACTTCCGGTCAGCACTAGtgaacgaaaaggaaacataTGCCATATACAAGCAGCAG CTTGGAGAAACGCACGAAAAGACACAAGAATCGTCCGAATGCCTTCGTCACCTGACGCAGCAGGCCGTCGTGTTGCAGAAGAAGATGATATGTGCCAACGGGAAGCTGCTGAGCACTGGGCTTCCTCCGATTCACATTCAACCACCGTCGATGGGCTCGGTGCTAGATATGCTGAACGCAATTAACGGCATAATTTTCGTACAAATTAG TTCCAAAGAAATTGCCAACTTCAAAAGTGAAATCGAAAAGCGACAAAAGGAGGCAGGCCAAAGCCAGCAGCCAGCTCCTTCATCGCCGTCGACGGTACAGGCAAACCAGGAGGAGGTCGATCAAATGTTGATGGAAACGATGCAGAAAACTGCCGCCGGTATTCCGTTCGAAGAGCAGCAGCTAGGGGAGGAGCAGAATAAGAAGGAACCGGTTGCCTCGAAGGCCACCGAGCCGACATCTTCGAGCTGA
- the LOC131260847 gene encoding PRKR-interacting protein 1 homolog, with translation MEIRNEVKPSGKEVEKKKFVVRNAADVQRAKLEKLMKNPDKPVIIPGPAKNRDFSNAIPSFVRNVMGSSAGAGSGEFHVYRHLRRKEYARQKQIQEKSRAEQLDDAFQEKLEQNKQLAEERTAKKRAKRLKKKAKQKANGNKKPKLTQSEEPSSSSESEDAADGTNDDNEGGDAESRQESVEQVKETKQNSGDDEPSHQDAETPSKTPEVCKKDDANQSPNRN, from the exons ATGGAGATACGCAACGAAGTCAAACCATCGGGCAAAGAagtcgagaagaaaaaatttgTTGTTCGCAATGCAGCAGATGTACAAAGAGCAAAGTTGGAGAAGCTCATGAAGAACCCG GACAAACCAGTGATCATACCAGGACCTGCAAAGAACCGTGATTTTTCTAATGCTATTCCCTCGTTTGTCCGCAATGTTATGGGCTCTAGTGCCGGTGCAGGTTCCGGAGAGTTTCATGTGTACCGCCATCTGCGACGCAAGGAATATGCTCGCCAGAAGCAAATACAGGAGAAAAGCCGCGCCGAGCAGCTAGATGATGCATTCCAGGAGAAGCTGGAGCAAAATAAGCAACTGGCGGAAGAGCGCACGGCGAAAAAGCGAGCGaaacgattgaaaaagaaagctaAGCAAAAGGCAAAtggcaacaaaaaaccaaaactgaCCCAATCCGAAGAACCTTCATCTTCATCAGAAAGTGAAGATGCGGCGGATGGGACAAACGACGATAATGAAGGGGGCGATGCAGAATCGCGGCAAGAGTCAGTAGAGCAAGTAAAGGAAACCAAACAGAACAGTGGCGATGACGAACCAAGTCACCAAGATGCTGAAACCCCATCAAAGACGCCAGAAGTATGTAAGAAAGACGATGCAAACCAATCTCCAAATCGAAATTGA
- the LOC131260839 gene encoding lissencephaly-1 homolog, producing the protein MKMVLSQRQREELNQAIADYLGSNGYTDALEAFRKEADMPNEIERKYGGLLEKKWTSVIRLQKKVMELEAKLSEAEKEVIEGAPTKAKRTPSDWIPRPPEKFALAGHRATVTRVVFHPVFSMMVSASEDATIKVWDFETGEYERTLKGHTDSVQDLAFDSQGKLLASCSSDLSIKLWDFQQTYECVKTMHGHDHNVSSVSFVPAGDFLLSASRDKTIKMWEVATGYCVKTFTGHREWVRMVRVNVDGSLMASCSNDHSVRIWQTNSKECKAELREHENTVECIAWAPESAAAAINEAAGADNKKGAHQGPFLASGSRDKTIRIWDVSSGLCLFTLAGHDNWVRGIVFHPGGKYMVSASDDKTLRIWDLRNKRCMKTLYAHSHFCTSLDMHKSHPYVISGSVDTTVKVWECR; encoded by the exons TAACCAAGCGATTGCCGATTATCTTGGAAGCAATGGATACACAGACGCACTGGAAGCATTCCGGAAGGAGGCGGACATGCCGAACGAAATCGAGCGCAAGTATGGTGGGTTGCTTGAGAAAAAGTGGACCTCCGTCATCCGGCTGCAGAAGAAGGTGATGGAGTTGGAGGCGAAGTTGTCCGAGGCGGAGAAGGAAGTGATCGAGGGTGCACCAACGAAGGCAAAGCGCACACCGAGCGACTGGATTCCGCGGCCGCCGGAAAAGTTTGCGCTCGCCGGACACCGGGCCACAGTGACCCGCGTCGTGTTTCATCCCGTATTCAGTATGATGGTGTCGGCGTCCGAGGACGCTACAATAAAGGTGTGGGACTTTGAGACGGGCGAATACGAGCGCACACTGAAGGGTCACACCGACTCGGTACAGGATCTTGCATTTGACTCACAAGGAAAGCTTCTCG CCTCCTGTAGCTCAGATTTATCGATCAAGCTGTGGGATTTCCAGCAGACTTACGAGTGCGTGAAGACAATGCACGGACACGACCACAACGTATCGTCGGTATCGTTCGTGCCGGCAGGTGACTTTTTGCTGTCAGCGTCCCGTGACAAAACGATCAAGATGTGGGAGGTGGCCACCGGGTATTGCGTCAAAACGTTCACCGGCCACCGGGAGTGGGTACGCATGGTGCGAGTTAATGTGGACGGTTCGTTGATGGCATCATGCTCGAACGATCACTCAGTCCGCATTTGGCAGACGAATTCAAAGGAATGCAAG GCGGAGCTAAGAGAACACGAAAATACGGTAGAATGTATCGCCTGGGCTCCGGAATCGGCAGCAGCGGCAATAAATGAGGCAGCCGGAGCAGACAACAAGAAAGGCGCACATCAGGGCCCATTCCTGGCATCGGGATCACGAGATAAAACCATAAGG ATTTGGGACGTCAGCTCCGGACTGTGCCTATTTACGCTGGCCGGCCACGACAATTGGGTgcgtggtatcgtgttccatCCCGGGGGCAAGTACATGGTTTCAGCAAGCGATGACAAAACGCTACGCATCTGGGATCTACGCAACAAGCGTTGCATGAAAACGCTCTATGCTCACTCACATTTCTGTACATCATTGG ATATGCATAAATCCCATCCTTACGTCATATCCGGCAGTGTGGACACGACGGTCAAAGTGTGGGAATGTCGCTAA